The window TGTGCCTTAGCATGGGCGGCTCATcgcttgaggcaatacatgctTTGCCATACAACTTATTTGATATCCAAAATGGATCCAATCAAGTACATTTTTGAAAAGCCCGCTCTCACAGGGCGAATTGCTCGATGGCAGGTGATGTTATCAGAATATGATATTACATATGTTACTCAGAAAGCCATCAAAGGGAGTGCCTTAGCAGATTATCTAGCTAATCAACCTGTTGATGATTATAAATCAATGCAATGTGAATTCCCAGACGAAAGTATCATGGTTTTGTCTGAAGAATATGATGATGGAAAATGGACCTTATTGTTCGACGGGGCCTCAAACATAATGGGGCATGGGATTGGGGTTGTTTTAATATCTCCAAAAAAGAAGTTCATACCTATCACGGCgcgattgtgttttgattgtaccaATAATATGGCAGAATATGAAGCTTGCGCCATGGGAGTTTTGGCGGCTTTGGAATCAAAAGCAAAAGTTCTAGAAGTATATGGAGATTCAGCCCTAGTCATTAATCAGCTTAACCAAGAATGGGAAACTCGAGATAAGAAGTTAATACCTTATTTTACCTACATAAAAGAATTGTCTTtagaatttgacaaaatcacgtTTCACCATGTCCCTCGAGAAgacaatcaattggctgatgCTTTGGCTACTTTATCATCTATGTTCCAAATAAATCGAAACGATGAAATCCCATCAATTAAAATGGAGAGTCGAGATTACCCAGCCTACTGCCATGTCATGGAAGAAGAAACTGACGGAAAACCGTGGTATCACGACATCAAACATTATCTTATAAATAGAGAATATCCTCCCGGAATATCGGAGAATGAGAAAAGAACT is drawn from Cicer arietinum cultivar CDC Frontier isolate Library 1 unplaced genomic scaffold, Cicar.CDCFrontier_v2.0 Ca_scaffold_724_v2.0, whole genome shotgun sequence and contains these coding sequences:
- the LOC105851398 gene encoding uncharacterized protein, producing the protein MPPPSTEKEVRGFLGRLNYISRFISQLTATCEPIFKLLRKNQTVVWNQECQNAFEKIRQYLQNPPILAPPVLGRPLIMYLTVLDGAMGCVLGQHDETGKKEHAIYYLSKKFTDVETRYTMLERTCCALAWAAHRLRQYMLCHTTYLISKMDPIKYIFEKPALTGRIARWQVMLSEYDITYVTQKAIKGSALADYLANQPVDDYKSMQCEFPDESIMVLSEEYDDGKWTLLFDGASNIMGHGIGVVLISPKKKFIPITARLCFDCTNNMAEYEACAMGVLAALESKAKVLEVYGDSALVINQLNQEWETRDKKLIPYFTYIKELSLEFDKITFHHVPREDNQLADALATLSSMFQINRNDEIPSIKMESRDYPAYCHVMEEETDGKPWYHDIKHYLINREYPPGISENEKRTLRRLSASFFVNENILYKRNHDMVLLRCVDVNEAKEILRTGPQT